CTGAAAGGAACTATGactttttaataatatatttataggGAATTCTgagaactttgtttttttttgacTACTGCTGGTATATTAtatttgttatatatatatttctatatttttatatgtatatatttatatatttatatatatttgttatatatatatttgttatatttaataaaaatagaaataggaGATATTCCACTATACtaaaatttatttgtgttttatttctagaattttttttttgtgaagaaatggCCTCCAGCATTGGGAATGAAAAGAGTGTGAATCCTGTGCTCAGAATAAGTCAACTTGATGCTCTTGAACTAAACAAAGCCCTGGAACAACTAGTGTGGTCCCAGTTTACCAGCTGTTTTCATGGATTTAAACCAGGGGTATTGGCTCATTTTGAACCAGaagtaaaagcatttttagGTCTTATATTATGGAAATTCACTATCTATTCCAAGAACGCAACTGTGGGACAGGCTATTCTCGATATTCAGTACAAGAATAACTTATCTCAGACAGAGAAATACCAGCCACTGAGCAAACACCAGAAGTTATGGTATCTGATTTTCACTGTTGGTGGAAGATGGTTGGAAGAAAGATGTTATGATTTATTTAGCAATCGTCAACAGCAATCTTTCTGCAAAATTAAGAGCTATATTAGTTTTGGATCTGGACTTCTTAAGCTTTGTGGACTTCtaaattttatgatttttcttcGGAAAGGAACATTTGCAACACTTACAGAACGCATTCTAGGAATTAGGTCAGTTTTTTGTAAGCCACAAAGTGTTCGTCAGATAGGGTTTGAGTACATGAACAGGGAGCTCTTATGGCATGGCTTTGCTGAATTTTTGATATATCTGCTACCATTCATTAATGTACAGAAACTGAAACTTAAAATTTCGTCTTGGTGCTTGCCCATCACAGGTCTTTCCAATAATGAAAACACATTAGCGGCTCACTGCAGGGAATGTTCACTGTGTGGGGAATGGCCTACCATGCCACATACCATAGGCTGTCCACATGTTTTTTGTTACTACTGTATTAAAagtaactttttatttaatatgtattttacaTGTCCTAAATGTGGCTCAGAGGTACACAGTCTTCAGCCATTGAAGTATAAAATTGAAATGACAGAATTGCATGTCTGATATGAGGTTGATTTAGATTTATACTTTACATGATATATATTGAAGAGATTAatggaaaaattcagaaattattgaAAGCAAACTGCTGAAAGATGGTTTTGGAGACTCTGGAATTTATTGTAACATGTATTTTTACTAGTGTTAGGATTTTATTGAGTAGCAGTGCCATAATGCCTTACCCAACTGGGCAGGTTAGGGAAACGTAGTTGGATTTGCTCTTCGTGGAGCGTGGGAGAAACAACATTATCAGAAGGTTCAATAAGAACTGTTACTTGCAAACTTCAGAACATTCCAATTGAAGAAGGCACTTGGCAAACAGACAGTGCCGTTACCAACTTAGCTAGTAGATGGATTTAGTGGGAAAGTTGTCATTTTTGTGcctaaagaataattttaaatttcaattcCCAGTATGATGCtacactaaagaaaaaaaaaaaaccaaaggtaTAAAGATGGCTTGAGGAAAACTGTGCACTTTCTAGCCCTTCATGAGATGACAATTTTCTCTGGCAACTATGT
The nucleotide sequence above comes from Oenanthe melanoleuca isolate GR-GAL-2019-014 chromosome 2, OMel1.0, whole genome shotgun sequence. Encoded proteins:
- the PEX2 gene encoding peroxisome biogenesis factor 2, yielding MASSIGNEKSVNPVLRISQLDALELNKALEQLVWSQFTSCFHGFKPGVLAHFEPEVKAFLGLILWKFTIYSKNATVGQAILDIQYKNNLSQTEKYQPLSKHQKLWYLIFTVGGRWLEERCYDLFSNRQQQSFCKIKSYISFGSGLLKLCGLLNFMIFLRKGTFATLTERILGIRSVFCKPQSVRQIGFEYMNRELLWHGFAEFLIYLLPFINVQKLKLKISSWCLPITGLSNNENTLAAHCRECSLCGEWPTMPHTIGCPHVFCYYCIKSNFLFNMYFTCPKCGSEVHSLQPLKYKIEMTELHV